One window from the genome of Streptococcus parasanguinis encodes:
- a CDS encoding aldose epimerase family protein, translating to MKQYQESVFGEWQNQEVRAYRLENDKGYQLSVMTYGATILEYVTPDKEDQFTNIILGFDRFEDYVGNSPKYGASIGPVAGRIAGASFELNGQTYHLEANNGTNCNHSGPTGWDSALFSVESVTDQEITLYTERADGTGGFPGNLKIWVTYGLTEDGELEIAYRVETDQDTLVNPTNHSYFNLSGNFTQPINDHVFQINHQGLYPIHPDGVPLQTVDRESPVVQHLYQAMLLEDLFKDSDPQIRLVEGLDHPFALPEGHENAGFLYHQPSGRFLTFKSEAPALVVYSANFVDKTVHLQGQPMVQHNGLALEFQTVPDAIHSDQAEKVILRAGQVFTSKTSYHAIAKK from the coding sequence GTGAAACAGTATCAAGAAAGCGTGTTTGGGGAATGGCAGAATCAAGAGGTTCGGGCTTATCGCCTCGAAAATGACAAGGGTTACCAATTATCTGTCATGACCTATGGGGCGACGATCTTAGAATATGTGACGCCTGATAAAGAAGACCAGTTTACGAATATTATTCTAGGCTTTGATCGCTTTGAGGACTATGTGGGCAATAGCCCTAAATATGGGGCTAGTATTGGCCCGGTAGCTGGCCGGATTGCAGGAGCTAGCTTTGAACTCAATGGTCAAACCTATCACTTGGAAGCTAATAATGGTACCAACTGCAACCACAGTGGACCAACGGGCTGGGACAGTGCCTTGTTTAGCGTTGAGTCGGTAACGGATCAGGAAATCACTCTGTATACAGAGCGTGCAGATGGTACCGGCGGTTTCCCTGGAAATCTCAAAATCTGGGTAACCTATGGTTTGACGGAAGATGGTGAACTTGAGATTGCCTATCGGGTAGAAACGGATCAAGATACCTTGGTCAACCCGACCAACCACAGCTATTTCAACCTATCTGGGAACTTCACCCAGCCGATCAATGACCATGTCTTTCAGATCAACCATCAAGGGCTTTACCCTATCCATCCAGACGGTGTTCCTCTTCAGACCGTGGATAGAGAAAGTCCGGTTGTTCAGCATCTCTACCAAGCCATGCTCTTGGAGGATCTTTTTAAGGACTCTGATCCGCAAATCCGCCTGGTAGAAGGATTAGACCATCCATTCGCTCTTCCAGAAGGGCATGAAAATGCTGGTTTTCTTTACCATCAGCCATCTGGACGTTTTTTGACCTTCAAGTCAGAAGCCCCAGCCTTGGTGGTATATTCAGCCAATTTCGTAGACAAAACAGTTCATCTGCAAGGGCAACCAATGGTTCAGCACAATGGCTTGGCTCTAGAATTCCAAACAGTGCCAGATGCCATTCACAGTGACCAAGCTGAAAAGGTCATCTTGAGAGCAGGTCAAGTCTTCACCAGCAAGACTAGCTACCATGCCATCGCTAAGAAATAA
- a CDS encoding PTS sugar transporter subunit IIA → MAKELVLVSHGRFCEELKASTEMIMGPQESIHTVALLPEEGPEDFTAKLEATVQGLEDYIVFADLLGGTPCNTVSRLILEGRAIDLYAGMNLPMVIEFINSSLTGNEGDYPERAKESIVKVNDLLSNLDDDEDE, encoded by the coding sequence ATGGCAAAAGAGTTAGTATTGGTCAGTCATGGTCGCTTCTGTGAAGAGCTCAAAGCGAGCACAGAGATGATTATGGGACCACAAGAATCCATCCATACGGTTGCACTCTTACCAGAAGAAGGACCAGAAGACTTTACTGCTAAATTAGAAGCAACAGTCCAAGGTCTAGAAGACTATATTGTATTTGCCGATCTCTTGGGAGGAACTCCTTGCAACACCGTGAGCCGCTTGATCCTTGAAGGACGTGCGATTGACTTATACGCAGGGATGAATCTTCCGATGGTTATCGAATTCATCAATAGTAGCCTGACTGGTAATGAAGGGGACTACCCTGAACGTGCAAAAGAAAGTATTGTCAAGGTCAATGACCTCTTGTCAAACCTTGATGATGATGAAGATGAGTAG
- a CDS encoding glycoside hydrolase family 35 protein, protein MGVFEIRDAFYLKGQPFKILSGAIHYFRIDPADWYHSLYNLKALGFNTVETYVPWNAHEPRKGQFDFSGRLDLERFIQTAQSLGLYMIVRPSPFICAEWEFGGLPAWLLEEDLRIRSSDPAFIEAVDRYYDRLLGLLTPYQVDQGGPILMMQVENEYGSYGEDKDYLRAIRDLMKEKGVTCPLFTSDGPWRATLRAGTLIEEDLFVTGNFGSKAAYNFGQMKEFFDEYGKRWPLMCMEFWDGWFTRWKEPVIQRDPEELAEAVHEVLELGSINLYMFHGGTNFGFMNGCSARGTLDLPQVTSYDYGALLNEQGNPTEKYYAIQKMMATYYSEYPQQEPLIKECLPEQTLQLAAKTSLFGNLDNLAQVETSLYPEKMEELGQTTGYLLYETDLELDAEEERLRIIDGRDRVQIYLDDQHVATQYQTEIGEDLFIKGKKKAVTNLKILLENMGRVNYGHKLLADSQHKGIRTGVCVDLHFHLHWKQYPLDLQDLSQLDFTKEWQAGAPAFYRYDFQLDHTLDTYLDMTGFGKGVVFINGHNLGRFWEVGPTTSLYVPHGFLKEGANSLIVFETEGRYQETLQLVQQPTFKEVKGENL, encoded by the coding sequence ATGGGAGTTTTTGAGATTCGCGATGCTTTCTATTTAAAAGGTCAACCCTTTAAGATTTTATCCGGAGCAATCCATTATTTCCGTATTGACCCAGCAGACTGGTATCATTCCTTGTATAATCTAAAAGCTTTGGGTTTTAACACGGTTGAGACCTATGTTCCTTGGAATGCGCATGAACCCCGCAAAGGGCAGTTTGACTTTAGTGGCCGATTGGATCTAGAGCGTTTCATTCAAACAGCCCAGTCCCTAGGACTTTACATGATTGTAAGGCCGTCGCCCTTTATCTGTGCAGAGTGGGAATTTGGTGGATTGCCAGCTTGGCTCTTGGAAGAAGACCTGCGAATTCGCTCATCAGACCCAGCCTTTATCGAAGCAGTGGATCGTTATTATGATCGCTTGCTTGGGTTGTTAACACCCTACCAAGTGGATCAGGGTGGTCCAATCCTCATGATGCAGGTGGAAAATGAGTACGGCTCTTATGGAGAAGACAAGGATTATCTTCGTGCCATTCGGGATTTGATGAAGGAAAAAGGCGTGACCTGTCCTCTCTTTACATCAGATGGTCCATGGCGAGCAACTCTAAGAGCAGGAACCTTGATCGAAGAAGACCTCTTCGTGACAGGAAACTTCGGTTCCAAAGCAGCCTATAACTTTGGTCAAATGAAAGAATTCTTTGACGAATACGGCAAGAGATGGCCCTTGATGTGTATGGAATTCTGGGATGGCTGGTTTACCCGCTGGAAAGAACCTGTGATTCAAAGGGACCCAGAGGAGTTGGCTGAAGCTGTCCATGAGGTCTTGGAGCTTGGCTCCATTAATCTCTACATGTTTCATGGCGGAACCAATTTTGGCTTCATGAATGGTTGTTCAGCTCGGGGGACGCTTGATTTGCCACAGGTGACGTCCTATGACTATGGGGCTTTGCTCAATGAGCAGGGCAATCCGACGGAGAAGTATTATGCCATTCAAAAGATGATGGCGACCTATTATTCGGAATACCCACAGCAAGAACCACTTATCAAAGAGTGTTTACCAGAACAAACCTTGCAATTGGCGGCCAAGACTAGTCTTTTTGGGAATCTGGATAATTTGGCTCAAGTCGAGACCAGCCTTTATCCCGAAAAGATGGAAGAGTTGGGGCAAACCACAGGTTATCTCCTATATGAGACAGACCTTGAGTTGGATGCGGAAGAAGAAAGACTGCGCATCATTGATGGTCGGGATCGGGTACAGATTTACCTGGATGATCAACATGTAGCAACGCAATACCAAACAGAGATCGGTGAAGATCTTTTCATCAAAGGAAAAAAGAAAGCGGTTACGAATTTAAAAATCTTGCTTGAGAATATGGGACGTGTAAACTATGGGCACAAGCTCTTGGCTGATAGCCAGCACAAGGGCATTCGCACAGGTGTCTGTGTGGATTTACATTTCCACCTTCATTGGAAGCAGTACCCACTGGATTTACAAGATCTCAGTCAGCTCGATTTTACAAAGGAATGGCAGGCAGGTGCTCCAGCATTTTACCGATATGATTTTCAGCTGGACCACACCCTTGACACCTATCTGGATATGACAGGATTTGGGAAAGGGGTCGTCTTTATCAATGGCCATAACCTTGGCCGCTTCTGGGAGGTCGGACCGACCACTTCACTTTATGTGCCTCATGGTTTTCTCAAAGAAGGAGCCAATAGCCTGATCGTCTTTGAGACAGAAGGGCGTTACCAAGAGACACTTCAACTTGTTCAACAACCTACATTCAAAGAAGTAAAGGGGGAAAACTTATGA
- a CDS encoding PTS system mannose/fructose/sorbose family transporter subunit IID produces the protein MTNSNYKLTKEDFKQINKRSLFTFQLGWNYERMQASGYLYMLLPQLRKMYGDGTPELKEMMKLHTQFFNTSPFFHTIITGFDLALEEKDGVKSKDAVNGIKTGLMGPFAPLGDSIFGSLVPAIMGSIAATLAIAGNPAGIFLWIAVAVAYDIFRWKQLEFAYKEGVNLINNMQSTLTALIDAASVLGIFMVGALIASMIGVEVSWAPHIGDKAIEIQDMLNLIFPRLVPAIITGVIFWLLGRKGMNSTKAILLIILAAIAFSAFGHFFFGMA, from the coding sequence ATGACGAATTCTAATTACAAACTAACAAAAGAAGATTTTAAACAAATCAACAAACGTAGCCTCTTCACCTTCCAATTGGGTTGGAACTACGAACGGATGCAGGCTTCTGGTTACCTTTATATGCTTTTACCTCAGTTGCGTAAAATGTATGGTGATGGCACTCCAGAATTGAAAGAAATGATGAAATTGCATACGCAATTCTTCAATACTTCACCATTCTTCCACACCATTATCACTGGTTTTGACCTTGCTTTGGAAGAAAAAGATGGTGTCAAATCAAAAGATGCGGTGAACGGGATCAAGACAGGTCTCATGGGACCATTCGCTCCTCTTGGGGACTCAATCTTTGGATCATTGGTACCAGCTATTATGGGTTCAATCGCAGCAACTTTGGCTATTGCAGGAAACCCAGCCGGTATCTTCTTGTGGATCGCTGTGGCAGTTGCTTATGACATTTTCCGTTGGAAACAGTTGGAATTTGCCTATAAAGAAGGGGTTAACCTCATCAACAACATGCAAAGTACCTTGACAGCTTTGATCGACGCAGCTTCCGTTCTGGGTATCTTCATGGTTGGTGCCTTGATTGCTAGCATGATTGGTGTTGAAGTTTCTTGGGCTCCACACATTGGGGACAAAGCGATTGAAATTCAAGATATGCTCAACCTTATCTTCCCACGTTTGGTACCAGCTATCATCACAGGTGTAATCTTCTGGTTGCTTGGACGTAAGGGTATGAACTCTACAAAAGCTATCTTGCTCATCATCCTTGCAGCAATCGCATTCTCAGCATTTGGCCACTTCTTCTTTGGAATGGCATAA
- a CDS encoding PTS mannose/fructose/sorbose/N-acetylgalactosamine transporter subunit IIC: MIQWWQILLLTLYSAYQICDELTIVSSAGSPVFAGFITGLVMGDLKTGLFIGASLQLTVLGVGTFGGASRIDATSGAVLATAFSVAKGIDAELAIATIAVPVATLLTYFDILGRMTTTYFAHRVDAAIERYDYKGIERNYLLGAVPWALSRALPVFFALAFGGTFVETVVTGLANVQWLANGLKLAGQMLPGLGFAILLRYLPVRRNLHYLALGFGLTAMLTVLYSNVQSLGAAVSSIVGSDVFAKLPKEQAITFVNNFKSVSMIGIAIIGIFLAVQHFKNSQRTVVAAPASNVESGEIEDDEF, from the coding sequence ATGATACAATGGTGGCAAATTTTACTACTTACTTTGTACTCAGCTTATCAAATCTGTGATGAGTTGACGATTGTTTCATCAGCAGGATCACCAGTCTTTGCTGGTTTCATTACAGGACTTGTCATGGGAGATTTAAAGACAGGTCTATTTATCGGAGCTTCTCTTCAATTGACAGTGCTCGGTGTTGGTACTTTCGGTGGAGCTTCTCGTATTGACGCCACTTCTGGTGCCGTTCTTGCGACTGCCTTCTCAGTAGCAAAAGGGATTGATGCAGAGCTTGCTATTGCTACAATCGCTGTGCCGGTAGCAACTTTGTTGACATACTTTGATATTCTTGGTCGTATGACTACAACTTACTTCGCTCACCGTGTAGATGCTGCGATCGAACGTTACGACTATAAAGGAATTGAACGCAACTACCTTCTTGGTGCTGTTCCTTGGGCTCTTTCTCGTGCCCTTCCAGTCTTCTTCGCTCTTGCCTTTGGTGGTACTTTCGTAGAAACTGTTGTTACAGGTCTTGCTAATGTACAATGGTTGGCAAACGGTCTGAAACTCGCAGGTCAAATGCTTCCAGGTCTTGGATTTGCGATCTTGCTTCGTTACCTTCCTGTTCGTCGTAACCTTCACTACTTAGCACTTGGATTTGGCTTAACAGCAATGTTGACAGTGCTTTATAGCAATGTTCAAAGCCTTGGTGCTGCAGTGTCTAGCATTGTTGGTTCTGATGTGTTCGCTAAACTTCCAAAAGAACAAGCTATTACTTTTGTTAACAACTTCAAGAGTGTATCTATGATTGGTATTGCCATTATCGGTATCTTCCTTGCAGTACAACACTTCAAAAACAGTCAACGTACAGTCGTAGCTGCTCCAGCAAGCAATGTAGAAAGCGGGGAAATTGAAGATGACGAATTCTAA
- a CDS encoding PTS system mannose/fructose/N-acetylgalactosamine-transporter subunit IIB gives MTIVGCRIDGRLIHGQVANLWTTKLNVSRIMVIDDEVAQNDIEKSGLKLATPPGVKLSILPVAKAAENILAGKYDSQRLFIVARKPDRFLRLIEAGVQLETLNVGNMSQSDETRAITRSINVVDADVEDFNKIHEKGVKITSQMVPNDTAEDFMKLLK, from the coding sequence ATGACTATTGTAGGATGCCGTATCGATGGACGTTTGATCCACGGGCAGGTAGCCAATCTTTGGACTACCAAACTAAATGTTTCACGTATCATGGTGATCGATGATGAAGTCGCTCAAAATGATATCGAAAAAAGTGGCTTGAAACTAGCGACACCACCTGGTGTTAAGCTCAGTATCTTGCCAGTCGCAAAGGCTGCGGAAAATATCTTGGCTGGAAAATATGATAGCCAACGACTCTTTATCGTAGCTCGCAAACCTGATCGTTTCCTTCGTTTGATCGAAGCAGGCGTTCAGCTTGAAACGCTGAATGTCGGCAATATGTCTCAATCCGATGAGACACGCGCGATTACCCGCTCGATCAATGTGGTGGACGCGGACGTGGAAGACTTCAACAAGATCCACGAAAAAGGTGTGAAGATTACGTCTCAGATGGTGCCAAACGACACTGCAGAAGACTTTATGAAGTTATTAAAGTAA
- a CDS encoding SIS domain-containing protein has protein sequence MLDYTKEDLQELGAEITTREIYQQPSVWKETARLYQERKAEIKAFLEKIGQEHDYIKVILTGAGTSAYVGDTLVPYLQEVHDERHWNFQSIATTDIVAHPQTYLKKEIPTVLVSFARSGNSPESVATVQLAQDLVDELYQITITCAEEGKLAQQAHGDERNLLLLQPKETNDAGFAMTSSFTSMLLTALLVFDPSEEEIKEKRVAELVDLSEQILEKDRAVKEVVDLDFERVIYLGAGPFFGLAHEAQLKILELTAGKIATMYESPVGFRHGPKSLINDQTLVLVFGAIDPYTRQYDLDLVREVAGDRIARQVVLLTDQAAGIEHVREVLVKASADSLDIYRAFPYIIYGQLISLLTSLKVQNRPDTPSPTGTVNRVVQGVIIHPFHKE, from the coding sequence ATGTTAGACTATACAAAAGAAGACTTGCAGGAGCTAGGAGCAGAGATCACAACACGTGAGATTTACCAACAACCAAGTGTTTGGAAAGAAACGGCTCGCTTGTACCAAGAAAGAAAAGCGGAAATAAAAGCTTTCTTAGAAAAGATTGGGCAAGAGCATGACTATATCAAGGTCATCTTGACAGGGGCTGGGACCTCAGCATATGTGGGGGATACCTTGGTTCCATATTTGCAGGAAGTACACGATGAACGCCACTGGAATTTTCAATCCATTGCGACGACGGATATCGTAGCTCATCCTCAAACCTATTTGAAAAAAGAGATTCCGACTGTTTTAGTATCTTTTGCCCGGAGTGGCAATTCGCCAGAAAGTGTCGCCACCGTGCAGTTGGCCCAAGACTTGGTTGATGAGCTCTATCAGATCACCATTACCTGTGCCGAAGAAGGAAAACTGGCCCAGCAAGCCCACGGAGATGAGCGCAATCTCTTGCTTCTCCAACCTAAAGAAACCAATGATGCCGGCTTTGCGATGACCTCTAGCTTTACCTCCATGCTTTTGACAGCTCTCTTGGTTTTTGATCCAAGTGAGGAAGAGATCAAGGAAAAACGAGTAGCAGAGCTGGTTGATCTATCTGAGCAAATCTTGGAGAAGGACCGTGCGGTCAAGGAAGTGGTCGATCTAGACTTTGAGCGCGTGATCTATCTGGGAGCAGGACCTTTCTTTGGCCTAGCCCATGAAGCCCAGCTCAAGATTTTGGAATTAACGGCAGGCAAAATCGCAACCATGTATGAGAGTCCTGTCGGATTCCGTCACGGTCCAAAATCCCTCATCAATGATCAGACCCTCGTCTTGGTCTTTGGAGCCATTGATCCTTATACCCGTCAGTATGATCTGGACTTGGTTCGAGAAGTTGCAGGGGATCGGATTGCCCGTCAAGTTGTCCTCTTAACCGATCAAGCTGCAGGGATCGAGCATGTACGGGAAGTGTTGGTGAAAGCATCAGCAGACTCCCTAGATATCTACCGTGCCTTCCCATACATTATCTACGGTCAGTTGATTTCTCTCTTGACTTCGCTCAAGGTGCAAAATCGCCCAGACACGCCATCACCAACTGGTACTGTCAATCGGGTTGTTCAAGGGGTGATCATTCATCCATTTCATAAAGAATAG
- a CDS encoding GntR family transcriptional regulator: MAIPKYQHIKDDLKQQIISGKFENGDKFYTEAELIKIYDVSSITVVRALNDLAADGYIVRQQGKGTFVSRARKHKLVEFSDVETFPIQKAKVKVLSIKRGNTLSILDKLGLNPTQFYYKIERTRQTGDDTYIFHQTYVPEQYINPNYPNLEYYSSIYDRFKEDYHIHMNDEHFEEVNEIVFPTPSKIAKVLKIDENFPTVKQVKTTKLEATGQILEYSETYKRGDYYKIKFISCDRDH; the protein is encoded by the coding sequence ATGGCAATTCCAAAGTACCAACACATCAAAGATGATTTGAAGCAGCAAATTATCTCAGGAAAATTTGAAAATGGAGATAAATTTTATACGGAAGCTGAACTCATCAAAATTTATGATGTCAGCTCTATCACCGTTGTCCGTGCTTTGAACGACCTCGCCGCCGATGGCTACATTGTCCGTCAGCAAGGAAAGGGAACCTTTGTTTCTCGTGCTCGAAAACACAAACTGGTAGAATTTTCAGATGTTGAAACCTTCCCAATCCAAAAGGCTAAAGTCAAAGTTCTCTCTATTAAACGCGGAAATACCTTGAGTATCCTAGACAAGCTAGGCCTCAACCCAACGCAATTTTACTATAAGATCGAACGGACGCGCCAGACTGGGGATGATACCTATATCTTCCACCAAACCTATGTTCCTGAACAATACATCAATCCAAACTATCCAAATTTGGAATACTACAGCTCTATCTATGATCGCTTCAAAGAAGACTATCACATTCATATGAATGATGAGCACTTCGAAGAAGTCAACGAAATCGTCTTTCCTACACCAAGCAAGATTGCTAAAGTATTGAAGATCGACGAAAATTTCCCAACAGTCAAACAAGTGAAGACGACCAAGCTAGAAGCGACTGGTCAAATCCTTGAATACTCTGAAACCTATAAACGCGGTGACTACTACAAGATCAAGTTCATCTCCTGTGACCGCGATCACTAA